From the genome of Oligoflexus sp., one region includes:
- a CDS encoding helix-turn-helix domain-containing protein: MSESENSDVRNDEAASVGPNGVRLITNPAYKRIREHAEAFRRIGSNGRPLGRYGKIFDFLITAKIPADEKWLMICLCLIGDRKNPTKKELAKTAKMSPQNVSELLNSLQVRGMVVFDFLSTDPLNEKVLIHITDPYYWKGVFQSYNIPHNPIIKPHLWESRVLACLDSRINDAHAYSEEDYGYVEAPRLLLDLDIPYRAKLLWLYLASLCTFEHPTESEIAFALDIKSDSARKYLQLLRAKQMICSEDFRFQKTRLLRIHHTVDVGLWRFLIARKSYGWCHIDSIIYTKEVVKDFNCPALRFAKYSVISTDPKREPRRLLNDINRPQMGTSQTPNGNLADPKREPREGVRKPGPFCYPGCKNCR, translated from the coding sequence ATGTCAGAGAGTGAAAATTCAGATGTCCGTAATGATGAGGCCGCCTCGGTAGGACCTAACGGGGTCCGACTAATAACGAACCCAGCGTATAAGCGTATCCGAGAGCATGCGGAAGCCTTCAGAAGAATAGGTTCCAATGGGCGCCCGCTTGGTCGTTACGGAAAAATCTTTGACTTCCTTATTACAGCAAAAATACCGGCTGATGAAAAATGGCTTATGATCTGCCTGTGTTTGATTGGTGATAGGAAGAACCCGACGAAAAAGGAGCTGGCAAAGACTGCAAAAATGAGTCCGCAGAATGTGAGTGAGCTTCTTAATTCACTCCAGGTCAGGGGAATGGTTGTATTTGACTTCCTTAGCACAGATCCGTTGAATGAGAAGGTCTTGATTCATATCACAGACCCGTACTACTGGAAGGGTGTTTTTCAAAGCTACAATATCCCGCATAACCCAATCATAAAGCCACATCTATGGGAATCCAGAGTCCTTGCTTGCCTTGATTCGAGAATCAATGATGCTCACGCCTATTCTGAAGAGGATTATGGGTATGTTGAGGCACCGCGCTTGTTACTGGATCTCGATATTCCATACAGGGCAAAGCTTCTTTGGCTCTACCTAGCCTCCCTCTGCACTTTTGAGCATCCTACTGAATCTGAAATAGCCTTTGCTCTGGACATTAAGTCTGACTCAGCACGTAAATATCTTCAGCTTCTTCGTGCAAAGCAAATGATCTGCTCAGAAGACTTCCGCTTCCAGAAAACCAGACTCCTTCGGATACATCATACAGTTGATGTAGGCTTGTGGCGCTTCCTGATAGCCCGAAAAAGCTACGGATGGTGCCATATTGACTCTATAATTTACACCAAGGAAGTGGTCAAAGACTTCAACTGCCCGGCACTGCGATTTGCAAAATACTCTGTGATATCAACAGACCCCAAACGGGAACCTCGTAGATTACTCAACGATATCAACAGACCCCAAATGGGAACCTCGCAGACCCCAAACGGGAACCTCGCAGACCCCAAACGGGAACCTCGGGAGGGGGTCCGAAAGCCTGGCCCCTTCTGCTATCCAGGGTGCAAAAATTGCCGGTGA